The sequence CCCCATTTCCCCCTCTTCCCCCTCTTCCTTTTTCATTTAAATTACCAAATTCCCCGCTTTCCGTGGGGTAAAGTAGTCGCCCAATTAGTTTTTGCTAAGGCTAGTTGTTCGTGACTAATCTTAGCACCACTTAAGTTAGCACCACTTAAGTTAGCACCTCGTAAATTAGCATTATTGAAGTAAACACCTCGTAAATCTGCACCTCGTAGATCTGCGCCTTCTAGATCTGCGAAACTAAAATAAGCACGAGTTAAATTCGCCTCTTTGAGGTTAGCAAAATTTAAACTGGCACCACCAAAATTTACTTGAGACAAATTAGCTTTTTGGAGATTAACTTTAGTTAGGTTAGCTCTATAAAAACTAGCTTTGGATAGATTAGCACCTTGGAGATTCAAGCCGCTCAATTGTTGCTCTGCAAAGTCTTTATTTCCGGCTTCATAGGCAGCAATTAGAGTAGATAAACTCCATTTAATTGGATTTTTTGGGGGTAAAGTCGTCGGCTTTGCTTGGATCGCTACTTCCAACGGTTTCTGGGACTTCTGGATGTGGGTATTTTGAGGAGTCTGAACATGAGTTCTTGCTTCAGAAGCTTTGGATTGGCGGGGTGCAAAAGTTTGAGAAACGATGGTTTTGTGGGGTTGAGTTGTTAATCCTTGAGACAAACTATCCATGTAGGGTTCTAATTGCACTACCCGCAAGACTTCCTGGGCTGATTTATAGCGATCGCTTACCCTCACCTCTGTCATTTTCTCTAAGATTTGCAAAAAAGCAGCACTAATCCGTAACTGTTCTTTCCATAACATATCACCCGTAATTGCATTGTAATCCCAATCTTTTGGGGGTTTACCTAGTAGCAGATAGATACAGCAAATCCCTAAAGCATAAATATCGCTGGAGTAAACTGGGCGCATTGCCATTTGCTCTGGAGGAGCATATCCTGGTGTCCCAATAGCATAAGCAGTCAAAGCTGTATTTTCTGAAGAGTTCATAATAGCTGTTTGACTAACTTGAGTTTTCACCGCGCCAAAGTCGATTAAGACTAGTTTCTTATCTGCTTCTCGACGAATAATATTGGCAGGTTTAATATCTCGATGAATTACGTGTTGATCGTGAACATATTGCAATACTGGCAGAATTTCCACCAAAAACTGTTTGACTGCGTGTTCTGTAAACGAGCCAACCCGCCTAATTTCTTGCTGTATCGTCCAACCCCTAATGTATTCTTGAACTAAATAAAATCGACCTTCTGATTCAAAGTAATCTAACAGCATTGGTATTTGGGAATGGCTACCAATCTTTTGTAGCGTTCTAGCTTCGCGATCGAACAAATCCCGCGCCATTTTCAGGAATTCTAGACTAGTAGTTGCTGGACGAAGTTGCTTAATTACACAAATTAGCTGGTTAGGCGACTTGAGATCGACTCCAATGAAAGTAGCCCCAAAACCACCCTTGGCTAGGGCTTTAAGAGCTTGATAGCGACCATGCAGCAAGAGTCTAGAGCCACATGCTTGACAAACCTGCACTGGGCTGGAGTTTTTCGGTTCGGGACAGTCTGGGTTTAAGCAATATCTCATCGGACTTTTCCCAATGGATTCATTCAGCAATACAGTTGCAGGATTTCAGCACGGCAGTAAATTTAGCTTATTGTAAGTCTCTACAGTTTTAAAAGTAATTTTGATTACATAATTACTACCATAGTAATTTCACTGACTGACCAACACGAAGCAACAACCTATACCAAGATATATTACCCTTGGAAGCAGTCAGGGTTAACAGATAAGTAGAACGGCGTAATTAACCTGTGTAGGCTGGGGGGGGTCGATATAAGCCTTAACTGTTACAGCATATAGATCCTGGCAAAACCCGCCCCTACAATTTGTTTATGTTTAATTGTGCCCACTTACTTAACTCACTTGTAATTTGACCAAACAACTCAAAGGCTGACGGTATATTTAACTAAGTTGGGATTTTGCTTCTTGCCACCAAGATTCTAACTCTTTTATGGTGTAAGCTTCTAAAGCCTTTGGAGCCAAAGATTCCATTTTTTGTAACCGACTGATAAACCTTTGATTGGTACTGGCGATAGCCTCTGTTGGATCTAAGTCGTACCACCTAGCTAGGTTAACTATAGTAAAAAGTAAATCTCCTAACTCAGCTTGTTGATGCGATCGCTCCTCAGTTTCCAAAGCCTCTTTCAACTCTGCCAATTCTTCCTCAAATTTATCCCATACCCCTGCTATATTTTCCCATTCAAAGCCAGCTTGAGCCGCTTTTTGGGATATTTTCATCGCTGCCATCAACGGTGGCAATTTACGGGGATAATCGCTTAATTTAGAACTGAGTAACTGAGAATCTCCTTTCTCTTTAGCTTTGATTTCCTCCCAATTTTGCCGTACTTCCTCTGCTGTACTAACTTCTACATTGCCAAATACATGGGGGTGGCGGCGAATCAGTTTTTCAGAAATACCTTGAACTACATCATTGAGAGTAAATTCCCCATTTTCTTGAGCGATTTGGGCTTGTAAAACTACTTGTAAGAGTAAATCGCCTAATTCTTCAGCTATTGCTTCAGGATTGCCACTTCTAATGGCTTCTACCACCTCATAAGCTTCCTCTATGGTATAAGGGATTAAACTTTGAGGAGTTTGCGCCAGATCCCAAGGACAGCCACCCTCTGGCGATCGCAGTTTAGCTACAATTTCGATCAGCTTTGCCAATGATTTTAGGGTATTTTGGTCGCGCATTTCGTTTCTAGGAAGAAGAGAAAGGGATTAAAGGTTAAATTAGCCGATCTATTTGGATATTTCTCAGTATATATAAGTTAAAAAGCCTTTAATTTGTAGATTGAACTTGACTAAAACTCTTGTGGGGCGGGCTTCTAGCCTGCCCAAATTAGACAATTTAAATGCAGAAGAGCTTATTTATGAGCGCTTTTTAGATTTAATTGGACGACTGCGGAGGCGTTGACGTTTTTTGTAAGCTGAACCAATCCAATCACTGAGAGAATGACTCATTGCTCCTAATTCTAAACCAATCAAGAGACTGAAACACAACTTATGTCCGAAAATAACCAATAAATGCTGGCTAATTGCTGTAATTGTCGATCGCCAACCTGGGATACCTAAAAAAGCCGCTAAAGCTAATCCTGGCAAAACAATAATTGTCAGCCAAAATCCTAAATATAAGCACCGTCCCATAGTACCTAAAATTAGTCCGTGGGACCAAATCGAACGATGGCGCAGCATTTTTTGATAAGGTATCCACAAACCTCGCAAACACCCCCATCTTTGAAACTGACGGGAATTAATGTCTAGATCGGGACCAAACATCAAGCCGCTAAATAGAAATGCTCCCCCCACGGCTATGGCTGCATCGCTAGCTTGAGTGAGAAACCACGTCCCTAATGTAA comes from Merismopedia glauca CCAP 1448/3 and encodes:
- a CDS encoding serine/threonine-protein kinase, giving the protein MRYCLNPDCPEPKNSSPVQVCQACGSRLLLHGRYQALKALAKGGFGATFIGVDLKSPNQLICVIKQLRPATTSLEFLKMARDLFDREARTLQKIGSHSQIPMLLDYFESEGRFYLVQEYIRGWTIQQEIRRVGSFTEHAVKQFLVEILPVLQYVHDQHVIHRDIKPANIIRREADKKLVLIDFGAVKTQVSQTAIMNSSENTALTAYAIGTPGYAPPEQMAMRPVYSSDIYALGICCIYLLLGKPPKDWDYNAITGDMLWKEQLRISAAFLQILEKMTEVRVSDRYKSAQEVLRVVQLEPYMDSLSQGLTTQPHKTIVSQTFAPRQSKASEARTHVQTPQNTHIQKSQKPLEVAIQAKPTTLPPKNPIKWSLSTLIAAYEAGNKDFAEQQLSGLNLQGANLSKASFYRANLTKVNLQKANLSQVNFGGASLNFANLKEANLTRAYFSFADLEGADLRGADLRGVYFNNANLRGANLSGANLSGAKISHEQLALAKTNWATTLPHGKRGIW
- the mazG gene encoding nucleoside triphosphate pyrophosphohydrolase codes for the protein MRDQNTLKSLAKLIEIVAKLRSPEGGCPWDLAQTPQSLIPYTIEEAYEVVEAIRSGNPEAIAEELGDLLLQVVLQAQIAQENGEFTLNDVVQGISEKLIRRHPHVFGNVEVSTAEEVRQNWEEIKAKEKGDSQLLSSKLSDYPRKLPPLMAAMKISQKAAQAGFEWENIAGVWDKFEEELAELKEALETEERSHQQAELGDLLFTIVNLARWYDLDPTEAIASTNQRFISRLQKMESLAPKALEAYTIKELESWWQEAKSQLS
- a CDS encoding metal-binding protein, which gives rise to MPSGRTHDRITLWTLPWVTLGTWFLTQASDAAIAVGGAFLFSGLMFGPDLDINSRQFQRWGCLRGLWIPYQKMLRHRSIWSHGLILGTMGRCLYLGFWLTIIVLPGLALAAFLGIPGWRSTITAISQHLLVIFGHKLCFSLLIGLELGAMSHSLSDWIGSAYKKRQRLRSRPIKSKKRS